A segment of the Desulfitobacterium dehalogenans ATCC 51507 genome:
GCTATTGGGTGCTGCCTTGTCCGGCAGGAAAACCGAGCCTTTTTCGTAAAGTTCGGCTACTTCGGCATCCTTGAGATTTATGATCAGAACCTCTTCATTTAAAGGGGTAAAGTCAATTTTATCGTTATAAAAATCCTCGGTCTGGATGGACAGGGCATCCGCCTTGACGCGCATTGCCACATCCTTGGTGACCAGAATAACCGGGCGTTCCTCTTCATTGGCCAGATTGAGGGTCACGGCGAGGATCCGGTTATCCGGCAGGGAAAGATCGGAAAAGAGGGGCAGGATGGCTCCGGAAGAATGGTTGAGCTCGATTCTTAACCTCCCTTCCTCCGGGAGGTCAACTCCCTGGGAAAGTTGCCCTCTTTCGCGCAAATGATCAAGAAAACGGATAGTCTGGCGGGCCAGGCGCCCAACATCGTCCAGCGATCTTTTTTTATGCTCCAGCTCTTCCAGGACGGCATAGGGGATGACAACCTCATTGTCCTCAAAGCAGAAAATGGCATTGGGGTCATGGAGCAAAACGCTCGTGTCCAGTACAAAGGTTTTCTTCATAGTATCCTTCCTCCCCTGTTTTATTTTGAGAGCCTGTTGGCCACACTGGAAGCCATATAGGAGTTAGGCTTAACCTCACAGAAGAAGCCGCAGGATTGGACCCAGCCGACCACCTCATCCATGAACTGGGCAGTGGGGCCATTGCAGCCCACATCCACATGGACGGCGATATCGCAGAAGATGTTATCCTTCTCAAAGCGTTCTTGGAGCTTTTTGGCATACTCCAGACTCAGGCCGGTCTCAAAGAGAATTTTCTGTTTGGTGTTGGTTATTTTCATAACCTTTCTGATCTCCGAAAAGAAAATCCCGCCCCGGCCCACATTGTTGACGAACTTGTGCACCCCAATGGTGATGGGCACTTTGGTATAGGAGAAATTCTGACTGTCCGTCCCGACGGCAAGCTTGTATTCGATTTTACTGCCGTGAGCCGTGTAGTTTCTGATCAGCTGATACATTTCCTCGAAGGTCACCTCTCCGTAAGTGATGCTGTACATAATCACCCTCCTCACCGACTTTTGTCTGCAATGATTGCCCTATAAAAAACGAAAGCGAGTCCTAACTACCGTCAGGAGACTCGCTTTCATTCTTTATAATAATGATGCTGATACCGGGACATGGCTACCCGGCGCTGTGAACATCTTTCAACAGACACCCGCCTTAAACCGGAAGAGAGTAAGGATAAGAAAGACGGACAAAATGCTTTGACCATGTGCTCTTTGTACCTGTTTTCTTTCCTGTTATGAAGCATAAATACCCCTCCCCTACCAATTCACCGACTACCGTGGACTTCAGTCGTTTTCCTAGCTGCTAAAGGAATATTACACTATTAATGTTAATCCATTATTAAACTTAAGTAAATATAATTTTAAACTTTTGTATATAGGGTAAAAAAAAGACCGGAGAACCGGTCATCAAGCTCCGGTGCCACCCGGAGACTTAGTCAATCTTAAAATAGCATAATAATGTTAAGCTAAAAGCCGGATTCGGTTAAGTCTATCCAAGGATTTTTTCTGCTTCCGCTCTCTTCCTTTGGGTCTCTCCCCATCGCTCCAGGTAAACCTGCCAATTGGCCGGATGATGGAAACTGACCAGGGAAAAATCCGCCAGGTTTACAATTTTGCTGGAAGCCCCCGCTCCCAGGCCGATAACCGCTTGGTACTCTTCCATGATCCCAATATTATATCGGCATTCCAGGCCGGGCTTGGCAAAGCCGATATTCTCCAGATTGCCGGCGATCTGCTTTTGGCGATAGAGATAATAGGGCTGCATTCCCATAGAACGAGCAGCGGCCATAACGACTTCCTGCATAGCCTCCAGTTCTCTGCCCAAATTCTGCGTCAAGCCCTGCTCATGTTCCTTGGAACCTCGTTTGATGGCTAAGGCGTGAACTGTAAGATTATCCGGTTCCAGCGCTTTGATCTGCTCCAAAGTCTCCTGGATATCCCTAACCCCTTCTCCAGGCAGCCCTATGATCAAGTCCATATTAATGATCCAGCCGGGAATCTCACGGGCAAGTCCATAGACTTTGAGGATATCCTCTACTGTATGGGCACGGCCAATCCGCTGCAGCGTTCGATTATGCATGGTTTGAGGATTGATGCTCAATCGATTGACCCCGCTTGCACGGAGAGCTAGAAGCTTCTCCTGGGACAAGGTATCAGGCCGGCCTGCTTCCACGGTAAACTCTAAGGCTTCTTTATGGGGAATATGGGTCATCATTAAAGCAATCAGGCAACGGATCTCCGCAGTGGTAAGTATGGTAGGTGTTCCTCCGCCCAGATAAAGGGAATCCGCCGTAAGGCCTGCAGTTCGCATCCATTCTCCTGTCGCCCTGATCTCTTCCCCTAACCCCTGCAGATAGTGCTCCAGAGGCTCTCTGCTCCGCTTTAATGAATACGCGGGAAAGGAGCAATAGGAGCAACGGCTAGGACAGAAGGGTATCCCGATATAGACGGCCACATCCATGGGATGGTTCTTCATCGTCTCCAGGAAAGGCTGCTGAATGGACACCACTTCTTGAAGCAATTGGGCTTTATCCTCACGGATTGCGTACACCTCGCGCAGAGATCCCTCCCTGTCTTCTAAAGGGTATCCTGCCTCTTTTAAGCGATGGAGAATTTTGCTGGGGCGAATTCCCGTTAGGATTCCCCAAGGGGGAGTGTGCCCTGTTCTCTGAGAAAAAAGAGCGATAAGCCCCCTCTTTAATAAGAGCTTTCGTTTTCCTTCCTTTCCCACATAGGGATGGGATAAAAGGAATTTTATCTGTTCCTCATTGAGGGTGATTGAGACTTCAGTAAAATTTGAACCGGTTTTGCAGTTAAAATACCCTTCAATTCGCCAGGGAGCATCCGGATAATGAATATCAATGTGAAGAATACCCAGTTCATCATTGACTGCATCATTTTCACGACTTAGATTCGTTGAAACCGTTGATTGATGGTTATCTTCCTCTTCAAACTCCACCTGGGCCTCCGGAAAAAAGGCCCGGCTTAAGGAAAGACCCGCTTCCAATTCGGAGCGGGATAAAGTATTGCTTTTTAAAATGATGTTCATCGCAAAAACGGGTTATCCCGCTTTTCCCTCCCGATCGTGGTTTCCGGTCCATGGCCCGGGTATACCTTAGTGTCCTCAGGCAAAACAAGCAATTTCTTTACAATGGAGTCGATCAATTCTTGGTAAGATCCACCGGGAAAGTCCGTCCGTCCGATGGAACCATCAAAAAGAGTATCTCCGCTGATCAGCCCTTCTGAGGTCAGAAAACACACTCCCCCGGGGGTATGTCCAGGTGTGGCGATCACTGTAAGGGTCAGGTTTCCCACCTGCACTACCTGACCATCCTCCAGCAGAAAATCTGCCGATTTATAGTCATAGGATCTTCCCAACATCCGGGAAAGATTATGAGCGCCGCTGGTCAGCATAATGGCATCCTCTTTATGAATCCCTACTTTCGCCTGATAAAGCTCACGTAATTCATCCACAGCACCAATATGGTCAAAATGTCCATGAGTAAGCAGGATATATTCCACCTGAACTCCTTCTTCAGCTATCCATCGTTGAATCCCGGCACCATTGGCTCCCGGGTCGATGATAGCCGCCTTCTTGGTTTCCGGGCAGCTCACAAGATAACAATTAGCCCCCATAGATCCTACCGCACGACACTCAATCATGTAGATCCCTCCATCAAAAGCATACTTTCCTACTTTCAGATAATTGGTAATAAAATTAGAAGTTCTTCTCACTATCGATAAGCAAGGTTACCGGCCCATCATTGACCAGGGCCACCTGCATCTCGGCCTGAAAGATCCCTGTTTCCACATGGAGTCCACAGCCCCGTATTTTTTCCACAGCCTGCTGGAAAAGGTTTTTAGCCATCTCGGGAGGTGCCGCTGTGGAAAAGCTGGGGCGTTTTCCTTTACGACAATCTCCATAAAGGGTGAATTGAGAGACCATGAGAATTTCCCCGCCTACATCCTGGATAGAGCGGTTCATCTTCCCTTCCTCATCTTCAAAGAGTCGAAGTCCGACGATTTTATCCACCATCCAGTCCAGGTCAGATACGGTATCTCCTTGTCCTACTCCGAAAAGAACCAACAATCCGGCTCCAATCCGGCCAACGATTTCTCCCTCCACAGTCACTGAGGCCTGGGTCACTCTCTGAACAACACTGCGCAAAGTTAACGTCCTCCTAAATGTACCCGTTCCACAGATGTGACATCCTTAACCCGCCGAATCTTCTGCATGACATTATACAAATGTCCAAGATTGCGAATCTCAATACTCAATTGAATATGGGTACTCTTATCTTTAGCCACTCGGGCATTAATCGCTAAAATATTCGTTCGGCTCTCCACTACCACATTCATCACATCCGTAACCAAACGCGGCCGGTCTAAGGCGAAAATCTCCAAATCCACCGGATAGATGGATTCGACTTCCGTATCCCAGATGACTTCAACCATCCGGGCTTGTTCTTCCTGAGAATGAAATTTGATATTATCACACTCGCGGCGATGAATGGAGACCCCTCTCCCCCGGGTAATATAGCCCACGATATCATCTCCAGGTAAAGGGTTACAGCAACGGGAAAAACGAATGAGAATATTGTCCACTCCCTTGACCCTTACCCCTTGGCTCGCCTTACCATAACCACTGGAAGACTTACCTTCTCCCTGCTGAAGGGCCTCCAAC
Coding sequences within it:
- a CDS encoding ribonuclease H-like YkuK family protein; translated protein: MYSITYGEVTFEEMYQLIRNYTAHGSKIEYKLAVGTDSQNFSYTKVPITIGVHKFVNNVGRGGIFFSEIRKVMKITNTKQKILFETGLSLEYAKKLQERFEKDNIFCDIAVHVDVGCNGPTAQFMDEVVGWVQSCGFFCEVKPNSYMASSVANRLSK
- the hemZ gene encoding coproporphyrinogen dehydrogenase HemZ encodes the protein MNIILKSNTLSRSELEAGLSLSRAFFPEAQVEFEEEDNHQSTVSTNLSRENDAVNDELGILHIDIHYPDAPWRIEGYFNCKTGSNFTEVSITLNEEQIKFLLSHPYVGKEGKRKLLLKRGLIALFSQRTGHTPPWGILTGIRPSKILHRLKEAGYPLEDREGSLREVYAIREDKAQLLQEVVSIQQPFLETMKNHPMDVAVYIGIPFCPSRCSYCSFPAYSLKRSREPLEHYLQGLGEEIRATGEWMRTAGLTADSLYLGGGTPTILTTAEIRCLIALMMTHIPHKEALEFTVEAGRPDTLSQEKLLALRASGVNRLSINPQTMHNRTLQRIGRAHTVEDILKVYGLAREIPGWIINMDLIIGLPGEGVRDIQETLEQIKALEPDNLTVHALAIKRGSKEHEQGLTQNLGRELEAMQEVVMAAARSMGMQPYYLYRQKQIAGNLENIGFAKPGLECRYNIGIMEEYQAVIGLGAGASSKIVNLADFSLVSFHHPANWQVYLERWGETQRKRAEAEKILG
- a CDS encoding MBL fold metallo-hydrolase, yielding MIECRAVGSMGANCYLVSCPETKKAAIIDPGANGAGIQRWIAEEGVQVEYILLTHGHFDHIGAVDELRELYQAKVGIHKEDAIMLTSGAHNLSRMLGRSYDYKSADFLLEDGQVVQVGNLTLTVIATPGHTPGGVCFLTSEGLISGDTLFDGSIGRTDFPGGSYQELIDSIVKKLLVLPEDTKVYPGHGPETTIGREKRDNPFLR
- the dtd gene encoding D-aminoacyl-tRNA deacylase; translation: MRSVVQRVTQASVTVEGEIVGRIGAGLLVLFGVGQGDTVSDLDWMVDKIVGLRLFEDEEGKMNRSIQDVGGEILMVSQFTLYGDCRKGKRPSFSTAAPPEMAKNLFQQAVEKIRGCGLHVETGIFQAEMQVALVNDGPVTLLIDSEKNF